One Thalassoglobus sp. JC818 genomic region harbors:
- a CDS encoding DUF4404 family protein, whose product MERKRLIETLNELHQELANSREEVDPETQALLKQLSSDIDRICAAETEEQPEPVSSSKQESMIDQLLGLTDEFEESHPRLAEIVGRVASALSRIGI is encoded by the coding sequence ATGGAACGCAAGCGACTGATCGAAACCCTGAACGAATTGCACCAGGAACTGGCAAATTCGCGGGAAGAGGTCGATCCCGAAACTCAGGCACTCTTGAAACAGCTCTCTTCCGACATTGATCGGATTTGTGCAGCGGAAACTGAGGAGCAACCGGAGCCTGTCAGCTCGTCGAAGCAGGAAAGCATGATCGACCAGCTTCTCGGTCTGACTGATGAATTCGAAGAATCGCATCCGCGCCTGGCAGAAATCGTGGGTCGAGTTGCCAGCGCACTGAGTCGCATTGGAATTTAG
- a CDS encoding methyltransferase domain-containing protein, whose product MRPKSSVEDIRARFDADVERFSNLETGQSATVDAVISLDLIAQAAAAVTPEASSLLDLGCGAGNFSLRLLDTGVPIREVTLIDLSQPMLDRAVERIRSSHSSQVSTEQTDLREWSFPQRQFDVVLAAAVLHHLRSEEEWKATLKKIFDSLRPGGSFWIFDLVKYQSAAVHQLMWARYGDYLTQLKDAEYRDHVFEYIEVEDSPRSLPEQLFWLREAGFESIDVLHSNTCFAAFGGVRPL is encoded by the coding sequence ATGCGACCCAAATCTTCTGTCGAAGACATTCGTGCTCGTTTTGATGCTGATGTCGAGCGGTTTTCCAATCTTGAAACCGGCCAGTCTGCGACGGTCGATGCTGTTATTTCGCTCGACTTGATTGCGCAAGCTGCTGCGGCAGTCACACCGGAAGCATCGTCCCTGCTTGACTTAGGTTGCGGGGCCGGAAACTTCTCTCTGCGATTGCTCGACACAGGAGTTCCGATTCGCGAGGTCACATTGATTGATCTCAGTCAGCCGATGCTCGATCGAGCTGTCGAACGAATCCGGTCCTCTCACTCATCGCAGGTATCAACTGAACAGACTGACTTGAGAGAGTGGTCGTTTCCACAGCGGCAGTTTGATGTCGTTCTGGCAGCGGCGGTTCTGCATCACTTGCGATCTGAAGAGGAATGGAAAGCGACGCTCAAGAAGATCTTCGACTCGCTTCGCCCCGGCGGTTCGTTTTGGATTTTCGATTTGGTCAAGTACCAATCGGCTGCTGTCCATCAATTGATGTGGGCACGATACGGTGACTACCTGACCCAACTCAAAGATGCGGAGTATCGAGATCACGTCTTCGAATACATCGAAGTCGAGGACTCCCCCCGGTCTCTTCCCGAGCAGTTGTTCTGGCTCCGCGAAGCCGGTTTCGAGTCGATCGACGTTCTTCACAGCAACACCTGTTTCGCTGCCTTTGGCGGTGTTCGTCCGCTCTGA
- the surE gene encoding 5'/3'-nucleotidase SurE, with product MKFLISNDDGFDAEGILALKEAASSFGQGAIVAPDQGYSGCGHRVTDKAPIRVDSRSDDLHVVYGTPADCTRLGLVKLVPDPDWVLSGINHGGNLAGDIFMSGTAAAAREAAISGKKAIAFSQYINLEVSPPNWERTTLWTRHVLNVLFDKELKPGQFWNVNFPALPAGDVTPEIVFCRHDTSQVDLTYEWTAEGAMYRGIYRERGRRPGCDVDVCFSGKISVTRIQLDASAE from the coding sequence GTGAAGTTTCTGATTTCCAATGATGATGGTTTTGATGCAGAAGGAATTCTGGCACTTAAAGAGGCTGCGAGTTCTTTCGGGCAAGGGGCGATTGTTGCTCCGGATCAGGGTTACTCGGGCTGCGGACATCGCGTGACGGACAAGGCGCCGATTCGTGTCGATTCCCGATCAGACGACTTGCATGTCGTTTACGGGACGCCTGCAGATTGCACTCGCCTGGGATTAGTGAAACTCGTTCCGGACCCGGATTGGGTCCTCTCCGGAATCAATCATGGAGGAAATCTTGCTGGCGATATTTTCATGTCTGGAACTGCTGCGGCAGCGCGAGAAGCAGCAATCTCTGGAAAGAAGGCGATAGCCTTTTCACAGTACATCAACCTCGAAGTCAGTCCGCCGAACTGGGAACGGACAACGCTGTGGACCCGTCATGTGCTGAATGTGCTCTTTGACAAAGAATTGAAGCCGGGGCAATTCTGGAACGTCAACTTTCCCGCACTCCCTGCAGGGGATGTGACTCCTGAAATCGTCTTCTGTCGACACGATACAAGTCAGGTCGATCTGACGTACGAGTGGACCGCTGAAGGGGCAATGTATCGAGGAATATATCGCGAGAGAGGACGTCGACCCGGTTGTGATGTTGATGTTTGTTTCTCGGGGAAGATTTCGGTCACACGAATTCAATTGGATGCGAGCGCTGAGTAA